Genomic window (Atribacterota bacterium):
TGTCAAATATTGAAAAAAGGGTTCTCAATATCCAAAGAAATGAAGATATACCGGGCTATATGATTCCACATGTCTATTTCCGTTATTTACAGAATAAGGACGCCCGCCCGCTCAAACCTGTTTTTGCACATAACCTGCAGGATATTATTTCTTTGGCGATTCTTACTACTAAAATTGGTCAGGTTTTGCAGGATCCTTTTAATGCCGGGATAAGAAAAAACGGTATTGATCTATTTAGTATCGGAAAAATATTTGAAGGATATAAAAAATATGAGTTTAGCAGCCGATGTTATGAAGAAGCATTAAATTGCGACCTGTCTGATGAGCAATCCTTAGAGGTATTAAAGCTGGCCTCTTTTGCCTATAAAAGGCAGGGTAACTGGAAACAGGCTGAAAGTACCTGGCGGGACATTATCTCTTTGAGCAAAGAATTTATCCTGTACCCCTATGAGGAATTGGCAAAATATTATGAGCATCAACTGAAGGATTACTCCAGGGCAAATAATATAATAGAAGAGGCCTTAGCCCGTTTAAAGGAAGAAAAATCAGATCCTGATAGTAAGGATAAGTGGATACAGGAATTAAATCATCGAATGGAGAGAATTAACGGGAAAAAAGAAAAAGGCAAACAAATCTCCTCAGAAATATAGTAATATAAGTAATATAAAAAACAAATATTAAAGACTTATTGGATGAGTTTTGAATAAAGAAGAAAGTAAAGCTGTAAAAAACAATTATACTATCAAGGATTGGCCGGAATCTGAAAGACCCCGGGAAAGATTGATGCAACATGGTGCAGAGTATTTGACAGATGCAGAACTGCTGGCAATTATTTTGGTAAACGGTTATTCAGGGAAAACTTCAGTTGAATTGGCAAGAAGTCTGTTGACTGAATTTGGTGGATTGAGAAAGCTGATGAATATGTCCTATGCTGAAACAAAAAAAATACCTGGCATAGGAAGGGCAAAATATTCTCAAATAAAGGCAGTCCTGGAATTGGCAAGACGCTTATCACAGGAAAAAATGTTTCCGGGAAAAAGAATTCAAAAAGCTCAGGATGTAGTAGATTATTATTATGCCGAGATGCGGGATAAAAAGAAAGAACTTTTTCATATTCTGCTTTTAGATATACGTTATCAGGTTATAAGAGATGTACTTATTTCAATGGGAAGTCTGACAGAGACAACAGTGCACCCGCGAGAGGTGTTAAAAGAAGTAATTAAGGAATCTGCGGCAGCTGTTATTTTTCTTCATAATCACCCCAGCGGAAATCCGAACCCCAGCAGTCAGGATATCAAATTAACTGATAGATTATGTAAATCCTGTCAGATGATAGGAGTAAAAGTCCTTGACCATATAATTATCGGAGAGGATAATTTTTATAGTTTTACCCAAATGGGTCAGATAAGCTAACTGAATTTTTTGGAACAAGGGAGCTGATTACTTGAAAAAATCAGAAATGAAGTATTGTACAAAATGTGGAAATATATTAGAAGTAAAGGTTATTCATAATAAAGAAAGAATATATTGTAAATATTGTAATACTGTTTTTTATAATAATCCACTCCCTACTGTGGCAATTGTTGCCCAAAATGATAGGGGTGATTTATTGTTAGTAAAGAGGGGAGTAGAGCCTAAAAAAGGTTTTTGGGCATTACCCGGTGGATTTATGGATAGTAATGAGTCAGCTGAAAAGGCTGCTCTAAGGGAGATGTTTGAAGAGACAGGCCTGAAAGGAAAGATTGACAGGTTCATTAAAGTGTATAATCATAATAGTAAGATGTACGGAGAAGTTATAATAATAACTTACAAAGTAAAGATTATCGGAGGAAATTTAAGAGCCGGTGATGATGCAGAACAG
Coding sequences:
- a CDS encoding ribonuclease H-like domain-containing protein; this translates as MNLKERLEKIENLKKKVQQISHNHSGRKTFSARQSKPVHISELLTGNTVDTPYGPCFYTEEKIPLDRIFGDYSLAETELYFPGREDIYSFGYQDNIQDVELNQALFFDTETTGLAGGAGTYIFLMGLGFFTDDSFCVRQYFMSDYNEEEAFLWSINQLFSRGFKMLVSYNGKCYDFPLMQTRFIMTRIPMQLTYQHHLDLLFPTRRLWKRRLQDCSLSNIEKRVLNIQRNEDIPGYMIPHVYFRYLQNKDARPLKPVFAHNLQDIISLAILTTKIGQVLQDPFNAGIRKNGIDLFSIGKIFEGYKKYEFSSRCYEEALNCDLSDEQSLEVLKLASFAYKRQGNWKQAESTWRDIISLSKEFILYPYEELAKYYEHQLKDYSRANNIIEEALARLKEEKSDPDSKDKWIQELNHRMERINGKKEKGKQISSEI
- the radC gene encoding DNA repair protein RadC; amino-acid sequence: MNKEESKAVKNNYTIKDWPESERPRERLMQHGAEYLTDAELLAIILVNGYSGKTSVELARSLLTEFGGLRKLMNMSYAETKKIPGIGRAKYSQIKAVLELARRLSQEKMFPGKRIQKAQDVVDYYYAEMRDKKKELFHILLLDIRYQVIRDVLISMGSLTETTVHPREVLKEVIKESAAAVIFLHNHPSGNPNPSSQDIKLTDRLCKSCQMIGVKVLDHIIIGEDNFYSFTQMGQIS
- a CDS encoding NUDIX hydrolase; the encoded protein is MKKSEMKYCTKCGNILEVKVIHNKERIYCKYCNTVFYNNPLPTVAIVAQNDRGDLLLVKRGVEPKKGFWALPGGFMDSNESAEKAALREMFEETGLKGKIDRFIKVYNHNSKMYGEVIIITYKVKIIGGNLRAGDDAEQAKFFDVNQLPALAFSFQEDAVEQVTGILL